Proteins encoded together in one Hymenobacter monticola window:
- a CDS encoding sensor histidine kinase, which yields MIRKIALAVLAATAVFHMAVFIQYGTMWVGAQASYRQLLLLFVFLLATFLIHAPIARLFGPARLTRLPASAKALVEGQCVVLVSVAFWLLFFTWPQHYLVPTADVSPKVLRLSLAVSAVLSLFFYYFVEREHVRKNLEQELYRGAQLQKETFQAQLEALKNQVDPHFLFNSLNVLGSLIHIDADRAVQFLGQLSDVYRALLDAGAQPLVPLHREMVLVRAYAQLMETRFGAALRVEWDIPSAWEQALVPPTAVQMLLENAIKHNGSTIRKPLCIRVTAADGLLVVENNRQPRTDAVASTRLGLQNIQRRYQHLTDRPVEIVPTPAAFIVRLPLLTAPAA from the coding sequence ATGATTCGAAAAATAGCCTTGGCGGTACTGGCGGCCACCGCCGTCTTCCACATGGCGGTGTTCATCCAGTATGGCACTATGTGGGTGGGCGCGCAGGCCAGCTACAGGCAACTGCTGCTGCTGTTTGTCTTCTTGCTGGCCACCTTCTTGATTCACGCACCCATTGCCCGCCTCTTCGGGCCGGCCCGCCTAACGCGTCTGCCCGCCTCGGCCAAAGCCTTGGTGGAGGGGCAGTGCGTGGTGCTGGTGAGCGTGGCATTCTGGCTGCTGTTTTTCACCTGGCCGCAGCACTACCTGGTGCCCACGGCCGACGTGTCGCCCAAGGTCCTGCGCCTTTCGCTGGCCGTCAGCGCGGTGCTGTCGTTGTTCTTCTACTACTTCGTGGAGCGCGAGCATGTGCGCAAAAACCTGGAGCAGGAGCTATATCGAGGCGCGCAGCTGCAGAAAGAAACCTTCCAGGCGCAGCTCGAAGCCCTCAAAAATCAGGTCGACCCCCACTTCCTGTTCAATAGCCTCAATGTGCTCGGCTCACTGATTCACATCGACGCCGACCGGGCCGTGCAGTTTCTGGGCCAGCTGTCGGACGTGTACCGCGCTCTACTCGATGCCGGGGCGCAGCCGCTAGTGCCGCTGCACCGCGAAATGGTGCTGGTGCGCGCCTACGCCCAGCTCATGGAAACCCGCTTTGGCGCGGCCCTGCGCGTGGAATGGGACATTCCTTCCGCCTGGGAACAGGCCCTGGTGCCGCCCACCGCCGTGCAAATGCTGCTGGAAAACGCCATCAAGCACAACGGCTCCACCATTCGCAAGCCCTTGTGCATCAGGGTGACGGCTGCCGACGGGCTGCTGGTGGTCGAGAACAACCGGCAGCCCCGCACCGATGCGGTGGCATCGACCCGCCTGGGCTTGCAAAACATCCAACGCCGCTACCAGCACCTCACC
- a CDS encoding radical SAM protein, giving the protein MAKAALDKDRPVLVQIVVTRRCNLACGYCYEYDKVSKPVPLPELKARVDTLRRLKAVFVTLNGGEPLLHPHIAELVRYIAEAGMVPMINTNGHVLKAPLIKSLNEAGLFGMQLSCDSLEDNEVTEKSMRRLHPKLELLRQHAQFRVRVNGVLGSGNPAEMEEVAKAVVGFGFGFQCSLMRDSRGQALPLSEEALQAYLRIRAMKGRLPLVLHDNFQLPLARGESKNWKCRAGARHFEVDGAGLVHLCQPKTGSPAKPLAEYSVEDIRAQFDCGKTCAARCPIAYAHLGSRLDGFRSQKSART; this is encoded by the coding sequence ATGGCCAAGGCTGCCCTAGACAAAGACCGGCCGGTGCTGGTGCAAATCGTGGTGACGCGCCGCTGCAACCTGGCCTGCGGCTATTGCTACGAGTACGACAAGGTATCGAAGCCCGTGCCCCTGCCGGAGTTGAAAGCCCGCGTCGACACGCTGCGCAGGCTCAAGGCCGTGTTCGTGACGCTCAACGGCGGCGAGCCCCTGCTGCATCCGCACATTGCCGAGCTAGTCCGCTACATCGCCGAAGCCGGCATGGTGCCCATGATAAACACCAACGGCCACGTGCTCAAGGCTCCGCTCATCAAGAGCCTGAACGAGGCCGGCCTGTTTGGCATGCAACTGAGCTGCGACAGCCTGGAAGACAACGAGGTGACTGAGAAAAGCATGCGCCGGCTGCACCCCAAGCTGGAGCTGCTGCGGCAGCACGCCCAGTTCAGGGTGCGGGTGAACGGGGTGCTTGGGTCTGGCAACCCGGCCGAGATGGAGGAAGTGGCCAAGGCGGTGGTCGGGTTCGGCTTTGGCTTTCAGTGCTCGCTGATGCGCGACAGCCGCGGGCAAGCCCTGCCCCTGAGTGAGGAAGCCCTGCAGGCCTACCTGCGCATCCGGGCCATGAAAGGCCGCCTGCCGCTCGTGCTCCACGACAACTTTCAACTGCCCCTGGCCCGGGGCGAAAGCAAGAACTGGAAATGCCGGGCGGGGGCCCGCCACTTCGAGGTGGACGGCGCGGGCCTGGTGCACTTGTGCCAGCCCAAAACCGGCTCGCCGGCCAAGCCCCTGGCGGAGTACTCCGTGGAAGATATTCGCGCCCAATTCGACTGCGGCAAAACGTGCGCGGCCCGCTGCCCCATTGCCTACGCCCACCTGGGCAGCCGCCTCGACGGTTTTCGAAGCCAAAAAAGTGCCCGCACCTGA
- a CDS encoding dolichyl-phosphate beta-glucosyltransferase — MELSLIIPAFNEAQRIGPTLRRAHLFLAARPARFEILVVDDGSTDDTVALVTALAGELPGLRVLCSAANRGKGHAVRLGMRAARGRIRLFSDADGSTPIEELDGLLQALAAGADVAIGSRYLAASQVTRPQPWFRRVWSRLVNRVVQRVLLPGVADTHCGFKAITAAAAEHIFSACTVDGWSFDLEVLARARAQGFRIQEVAVRWENDDRSKARIRQLPQEFRHVYRLRKQLRQEARRPVVILSAG, encoded by the coding sequence ATGGAACTGAGCCTGATTATCCCGGCCTTCAACGAAGCGCAACGTATCGGGCCCACGCTGCGGCGTGCGCACCTGTTTCTGGCCGCGCGCCCCGCCCGCTTCGAAATCTTGGTGGTCGACGACGGGTCGACCGACGACACGGTGGCCCTGGTCACGGCCCTGGCCGGCGAACTGCCCGGCCTGCGCGTGCTGTGCTCCGCGGCCAACCGCGGCAAAGGCCACGCGGTGCGCCTGGGCATGCGGGCGGCCCGGGGCCGCATCCGCCTGTTTTCCGACGCCGACGGCTCCACGCCCATTGAGGAGTTGGATGGGCTGCTGCAGGCGCTGGCGGCGGGAGCCGACGTGGCCATTGGCTCGCGCTACCTGGCGGCTTCCCAAGTCACGCGGCCGCAGCCCTGGTTTCGCCGGGTCTGGAGCCGGCTCGTCAACCGGGTGGTGCAGCGGGTGCTGCTGCCCGGGGTGGCCGACACGCACTGCGGCTTCAAGGCCATCACGGCCGCCGCGGCCGAGCACATCTTTAGCGCTTGCACCGTCGATGGCTGGTCGTTTGACCTGGAAGTGCTGGCCCGCGCCCGTGCCCAGGGGTTCCGCATCCAGGAAGTGGCCGTGCGCTGGGAAAACGACGACCGCAGCAAAGCCCGCATCCGGCAGCTTCCCCAAGAGTTCCGGCACGTGTACCGCCTCCGCAAGCAGCTCCGGCAGGAAGCGAGAAGGCCGGTAGTCATCCTCAGCGCCGGGTGA
- a CDS encoding Rieske (2Fe-2S) protein, whose amino-acid sequence MSRHSWVFPAACVALALAACGSKNNDQPAIPYAPVNLSINLTSQEYTRLRFDNGAVMLPVKGPAGDGGVKGVIVVRQNANSYLAFERNCPYQPYDACATVSLDRNSRLFMRDSCCNSQFNLQGQVTGGPAPRPLKQYSVSQQGSLLNIIN is encoded by the coding sequence ATGAGCCGTCATTCCTGGGTGTTTCCTGCTGCTTGTGTTGCCTTGGCGCTGGCCGCCTGCGGTAGCAAAAACAACGACCAGCCGGCCATCCCCTACGCGCCGGTGAACTTGAGCATCAACCTCACCAGCCAGGAGTACACCCGCCTGCGTTTCGATAACGGCGCCGTAATGCTGCCGGTGAAGGGCCCGGCTGGCGATGGTGGCGTGAAAGGGGTGATTGTGGTTCGGCAAAACGCAAATTCTTACTTGGCCTTCGAGCGGAATTGTCCCTACCAGCCCTACGACGCCTGCGCCACGGTGAGTCTGGACCGCAATTCGCGCCTGTTCATGCGCGATTCCTGCTGCAATTCACAATTTAATTTGCAAGGGCAAGTCACTGGCGGGCCCGCTCCCCGTCCACTTAAGCAGTACAGTGTCAGCCAACAAGGCTCTCTGCTCAATATTATCAACTGA
- the ftsY gene encoding signal recognition particle-docking protein FtsY, protein MGLFDFFKKDKETPAQQASLDAGLEKTKTSFFEQLSKAVVGKATVDEAVLDDLESLLVHADVGIETTVKVIDRIEARVARDKYVSTGELDRILREEIAGLLEDNKSGSMAVLDGAGSTGQPYVIMVVGVNGVGKTTTIGKLAHRFHAAGKKVVLGAADTFRAAAVDQLIIWGQRVGVPVISHGMNTDPAAVAFDAVQKGVEMGADVVIIDTAGRLHNKVNLMNELSKIKRVMQKTIPDAPHEVLLVLDGSTGQNAFMQAKEFTKATEVTALAITKLDGTARGGVVIGISDQFSIPVRYIGVGEKMTDLQLFDRYTFVNSLFKK, encoded by the coding sequence ATGGGCCTCTTCGATTTTTTTAAAAAGGACAAGGAAACTCCCGCTCAGCAAGCCTCGCTTGATGCCGGGCTGGAAAAGACCAAAACCAGCTTCTTCGAGCAGCTAAGCAAGGCCGTCGTCGGCAAAGCCACCGTTGACGAAGCCGTACTCGACGACCTCGAAAGCCTGCTTGTGCACGCCGATGTGGGCATCGAAACCACTGTCAAGGTCATTGACCGCATCGAGGCCCGGGTGGCCCGCGACAAATACGTGAGCACCGGCGAGCTGGACCGCATCCTGCGCGAAGAAATCGCCGGGTTGCTGGAAGACAATAAATCGGGGTCGATGGCCGTGCTGGATGGCGCGGGCAGCACCGGCCAGCCTTACGTCATCATGGTGGTGGGCGTGAACGGGGTGGGCAAAACCACCACCATTGGCAAGCTGGCGCACCGCTTCCACGCCGCTGGCAAAAAGGTGGTGCTGGGCGCCGCCGACACCTTCCGCGCCGCTGCTGTGGACCAGCTCATCATTTGGGGCCAGCGCGTGGGTGTGCCGGTCATCAGCCACGGCATGAACACCGACCCCGCGGCCGTGGCCTTCGATGCCGTGCAAAAAGGGGTGGAAATGGGCGCCGACGTGGTCATCATCGACACAGCCGGCCGCCTGCACAACAAGGTGAACCTGATGAACGAGCTGAGCAAAATCAAGCGCGTGATGCAGAAAACCATTCCCGATGCCCCGCACGAAGTGCTGCTGGTGCTCGACGGCAGCACCGGCCAGAATGCCTTCATGCAGGCCAAGGAGTTCACCAAAGCCACCGAAGTAACCGCCCTCGCCATCACCAAGCTCGACGGCACGGCGCGGGGTGGTGTGGTCATCGGCATCTCGGACCAGTTCAGCATCCCGGTGCGCTACATTGGGGTGGGGGAGAAGATGACCGACCTGCAGCTCTTCGACCGATACACGTTCGTGAATTCGCTGTTCAAGAAATAA
- a CDS encoding DUF4295 domain-containing protein, with the protein MAKKVVATLKTTENAKNWAKVIRAVKSEKTGAYTFREEMVLLDKVQEYLATGNK; encoded by the coding sequence ATGGCTAAGAAAGTAGTTGCTACGCTGAAAACCACCGAGAACGCCAAGAACTGGGCGAAGGTGATTCGGGCCGTGAAATCGGAGAAAACCGGTGCTTACACCTTCCGCGAGGAAATGGTGCTGCTCGACAAAGTGCAGGAATACCTGGCCACCGGCAACAAATAA
- the rpmG gene encoding 50S ribosomal protein L33, translating to MAKKGNRVQVIMECTEHKNSGMPGTSRYVTTKNRKNTPERIELKKFNPILKKMTVHKEIK from the coding sequence ATGGCCAAGAAAGGAAACCGGGTGCAGGTTATCATGGAATGCACCGAGCATAAAAACTCGGGGATGCCGGGCACCTCGCGCTACGTCACTACCAAGAACCGCAAGAACACGCCTGAGCGCATCGAGTTGAAGAAATTCAACCCCATCCTCAAGAAAATGACCGTTCACAAGGAAATTAAATAA
- a CDS encoding aminopeptidase P family protein yields MLLRYPRSSNPRPWQRVSQLALVGWLGLAGFGAAAQTPTSIPEPLVNNPAPARPTDFLPPAFHKQRRELLRAQMPANSVAVVFAAPVRNRANDVNYVYHQNPDFHYLTGCDEPDAVLLLFKEPRTVGGQPGITEALFTQPRNPAREQWTGRRLGAAGAKGQLQLQFAADNKDFEAAGIKWAEFDKVLFDNLPTDARDDARNPADLYSLVNTFRQQAGLATGYNLAVSEAENMTRRYGLLDGKAANGFISQAIKENPALGASPLLKAFLAAPTDAARKAAIEAHPPGRLDDATLGEKLDGLRAIKTPEELALLRRAIRISAQGQREVMKLMRPDMGEMEVQGLHEYVYRRYGAEFQGYPSIVGGGANACILHYETDDRQRLDNDLVLMDCGAEYHGYSADVTRTAPPSGTFSPAQRQIYELVLAAQEAGFAACKPGAPFDAPNKATQEVVANGLVKLGILKKKEDFRRYYPHGASHYLGLDVHDRGSYGPLQAGNVITVEPGIYIPAGSPCDPKWWNIGVRIEDDVLITATGHENLSAEAPRTVADIEKLMAEPSALEGFRLPELK; encoded by the coding sequence ATGCTGCTACGTTACCCTCGTTCTTCGAATCCGCGGCCGTGGCAGCGTGTTTCTCAACTGGCGCTGGTCGGCTGGCTGGGGCTGGCCGGCTTTGGCGCCGCTGCCCAAACGCCCACTTCCATTCCCGAGCCGCTGGTAAACAACCCGGCACCCGCCCGGCCCACCGATTTTCTGCCGCCGGCCTTCCACAAGCAGCGGCGCGAGCTGCTGCGGGCCCAGATGCCCGCCAACAGCGTGGCCGTGGTGTTTGCCGCACCCGTGCGCAACCGCGCCAACGACGTAAACTACGTCTACCACCAAAACCCCGATTTCCACTACCTCACCGGCTGCGACGAGCCCGACGCCGTGCTGCTGCTCTTCAAGGAACCACGCACCGTGGGCGGCCAGCCGGGCATCACCGAGGCCCTGTTTACCCAGCCCCGCAACCCCGCCCGCGAGCAGTGGACAGGCCGCCGCCTGGGCGCCGCCGGGGCCAAAGGGCAACTGCAACTGCAATTCGCGGCCGATAATAAAGACTTCGAAGCCGCCGGCATCAAGTGGGCGGAATTCGATAAAGTGCTGTTCGATAACCTGCCTACCGACGCGCGCGACGACGCCCGCAACCCGGCCGACCTCTACAGCTTGGTGAACACCTTCCGCCAGCAAGCGGGCCTGGCCACCGGCTACAATCTCGCCGTATCGGAAGCCGAAAACATGACGCGCCGCTACGGCCTGCTCGACGGCAAGGCCGCGAATGGGTTCATCAGCCAGGCCATTAAAGAAAACCCGGCGCTGGGTGCTTCGCCGCTGCTAAAAGCTTTTCTGGCTGCCCCCACCGATGCCGCCCGCAAGGCTGCCATCGAAGCCCACCCGCCCGGCCGCCTCGACGACGCCACGCTGGGCGAAAAGCTCGACGGCCTGCGCGCCATCAAAACGCCCGAGGAACTGGCCCTGCTGCGGCGGGCCATTCGCATCAGCGCCCAGGGCCAGCGTGAGGTAATGAAGCTCATGCGCCCCGACATGGGCGAAATGGAGGTGCAGGGCCTGCACGAGTACGTGTACCGCCGCTACGGCGCCGAGTTTCAGGGCTACCCCAGCATCGTGGGCGGCGGGGCCAATGCCTGCATTCTGCACTACGAAACCGACGACCGCCAGCGCCTCGACAACGACCTTGTGCTCATGGACTGCGGCGCCGAATACCACGGCTACTCGGCCGACGTGACGCGCACCGCGCCGCCCTCCGGCACGTTCAGCCCCGCCCAGCGCCAGATTTATGAGCTGGTACTGGCCGCCCAGGAAGCCGGGTTTGCCGCCTGCAAGCCCGGCGCACCCTTCGATGCGCCCAACAAAGCCACCCAGGAAGTGGTGGCCAACGGTTTGGTTAAGCTGGGCATCCTCAAAAAGAAAGAAGATTTCCGCCGCTACTACCCGCACGGCGCCAGCCATTACCTCGGCCTCGACGTGCACGACCGCGGCAGCTACGGCCCGCTGCAGGCCGGCAACGTCATCACCGTGGAGCCCGGCATCTACATTCCCGCCGGCTCGCCCTGCGACCCCAAGTGGTGGAACATCGGCGTCCGCATCGAAGACGACGTCCTCATCACTGCCACCGGGCATGAGAATTTATCGGCTGAGGCCCCGCGCACCGTGGCCGACATCGAAAAGCTCATGGCCGAGCCCAGCGCGCTAGAAGGCTTCAGGCTGCCGGAACTAAAGTAA
- the rpmB gene encoding 50S ribosomal protein L28 — protein MARVCDLTGKRTRVGNNVSHANNKTKRKFYPNLQKKRFYVPEQDAWVTLKVATSTIRTINKNGIMATLKKAKEQGFIVY, from the coding sequence ATGGCCCGTGTTTGTGATTTGACCGGCAAGCGTACCCGCGTTGGTAACAACGTTTCGCACGCTAACAACAAGACCAAGCGCAAGTTCTACCCGAACCTGCAGAAAAAGCGCTTCTACGTGCCCGAGCAAGACGCCTGGGTAACGCTGAAAGTAGCTACCTCCACCATCCGCACCATCAACAAGAACGGCATCATGGCCACCTTGAAGAAGGCCAAGGAGCAGGGCTTCATCGTTTACTAG
- a CDS encoding DUF5522 domain-containing protein has protein sequence MPPAQPQPLQPGDFYYTPEGYLVFTEQYHLRRGTCCGSGCRHCPWKFRPKTSPPGPSEQK, from the coding sequence ATGCCCCCAGCCCAGCCCCAGCCGCTCCAGCCCGGCGATTTTTACTATACGCCGGAAGGATACCTCGTTTTCACTGAGCAGTACCACCTCCGGCGGGGCACCTGCTGCGGCAGCGGCTGCCGCCACTGTCCCTGGAAATTTCGGCCCAAAACCAGCCCTCCGGGCCCTTCTGAGCAGAAATAA
- the rocD gene encoding ornithine--oxo-acid transaminase: MNTTSSPTATSRRAEQLMQLEDRYGAHNYHPLPVVLSRGEGPLLWDVDGKQYYDFLSAYSAVNQGHCHPRIIGALTRQAQQLTLTSRAFFNDQLGEAEKQLCELFGYDKALLMNSGAEAVETALKLARKWGYQEKGIAPNSARIIVAEHNFHGRTTGIISFSTDGDSTGGFGPYMPGYQVVPYDDLEALEEAVREPHVCAFMVEPIQGEAGVMVPSEGYLKKAAAICQAHNVLFIADEIQTGLGRTGRMLACDYEGVDPDILILGKALSGGVLPVSAVLANDIIMLTIQPGQHGSTFGGNPLACAVMRAALDVIRDEKLTENAFRLGEIFRERMRQVQAKRPEVVDLVRGKGLLNAVVINPTEDGRTAWDVCVTLMERGVLAKPTHGDIIRFAPPLVITEEQLHAACDVIAEVILAF, translated from the coding sequence ATGAATACGACCTCCTCCCCCACCGCCACCAGCCGCCGCGCTGAGCAGCTCATGCAGCTTGAAGACCGGTACGGCGCCCACAACTACCACCCGCTGCCCGTAGTGCTGAGCCGCGGCGAAGGCCCGCTGCTGTGGGACGTGGACGGCAAGCAGTATTACGATTTTCTCTCGGCCTACTCGGCCGTGAACCAGGGGCATTGCCACCCGCGCATCATCGGGGCGCTCACCCGGCAGGCGCAGCAGCTCACGCTCACGTCGCGGGCGTTTTTCAACGACCAGCTGGGCGAGGCCGAGAAGCAGCTGTGCGAGCTGTTTGGCTACGATAAGGCCTTGCTGATGAACTCCGGGGCCGAGGCGGTGGAAACGGCGCTGAAGCTGGCCCGCAAGTGGGGCTACCAGGAAAAGGGCATTGCGCCGAATTCGGCCCGCATTATCGTAGCCGAGCACAACTTCCACGGGCGCACCACCGGCATCATTTCCTTCAGCACCGATGGCGACAGCACGGGCGGCTTCGGGCCCTACATGCCGGGCTACCAGGTGGTACCCTACGACGACCTGGAGGCGCTGGAAGAAGCCGTGCGGGAGCCGCATGTGTGCGCCTTTATGGTGGAGCCTATTCAGGGCGAAGCGGGCGTGATGGTGCCGTCGGAAGGCTATTTGAAGAAAGCCGCGGCCATTTGCCAGGCCCACAACGTGCTGTTCATTGCCGACGAGATTCAGACCGGGCTGGGCCGCACGGGCCGCATGCTGGCCTGCGACTACGAGGGCGTGGACCCCGATATTCTCATCTTGGGCAAGGCGCTGAGCGGCGGCGTGCTGCCGGTGTCGGCGGTGCTGGCCAACGATATTATTATGCTCACCATTCAGCCTGGGCAGCACGGCTCCACTTTCGGCGGCAACCCGCTGGCCTGCGCCGTGATGCGCGCCGCGCTGGACGTCATTCGGGACGAGAAGCTGACCGAAAATGCTTTCCGGCTGGGCGAGATTTTCCGCGAGCGGATGCGCCAGGTGCAGGCCAAGCGCCCTGAGGTAGTAGACCTGGTGCGCGGCAAGGGCTTGCTGAATGCCGTGGTCATCAACCCCACCGAGGACGGCCGCACGGCCTGGGACGTATGCGTGACGCTGATGGAGCGCGGTGTGCTGGCCAAGCCCACGCACGGCGACATTATCCGCTTCGCCCCGCCGCTGGTGATTACGGAGGAGCAACTGCACGCAGCTTGCGACGTGATTGCGGAAGTGATTCTGGCCTTCTAA
- a CDS encoding NAD(P)/FAD-dependent oxidoreductase — translation MRNLALSYWEHQSFFGPADVAIIGAGLVGLTSALYLKQQRPNWRVVVMERGALPSGASTKNAGFACFGSVSELIEQEKRGDLQAVVAARFEGLQRLRELLGDAALDYQPVGGYELFRHEEAALAAECREKINYFNALLAPVVGHGRTFRDASEEAGRFAFGGVGTLLKNEHEGSLDTGRMMRGLLARVWAADVPVLTNCEVKAIETAAVGYSLPLANGAIIEANRVLLATNAFATELLPELSVTPGRGQVLVTEPLPDVQLPGTFHYDHGYAYFRQLPDHRVLLGGGRNLDFAAEATTASGLTPAVQAYLENLLHEVIVPGRQPRIDYRWSGVMGFGPALAPIIDWARPGVLAAVRCNGMGVALGAGTGWRAAEMLANA, via the coding sequence TTGCGAAACCTTGCGCTATCGTATTGGGAGCACCAGTCCTTTTTCGGCCCGGCCGACGTGGCCATTATCGGCGCGGGTCTGGTTGGGCTCACGTCGGCGTTGTACTTGAAGCAGCAGCGGCCCAACTGGCGTGTGGTGGTGATGGAACGGGGCGCCCTTCCCAGCGGCGCTAGCACCAAAAACGCCGGCTTTGCCTGTTTCGGGTCGGTTTCGGAATTGATAGAACAGGAAAAGCGGGGCGACTTGCAGGCCGTGGTGGCAGCCCGTTTCGAGGGGCTGCAGCGGTTGCGCGAGTTGCTGGGCGATGCCGCGCTGGACTACCAGCCGGTGGGCGGCTACGAGCTTTTCCGGCACGAGGAAGCGGCGCTGGCGGCGGAGTGCCGCGAGAAAATTAATTATTTCAACGCCCTGCTGGCGCCGGTGGTGGGCCACGGCCGCACCTTTCGGGATGCGAGTGAAGAGGCGGGCCGTTTTGCTTTTGGGGGTGTGGGCACTTTGCTCAAGAATGAGCACGAAGGCAGCCTCGACACCGGGCGCATGATGCGTGGCCTGCTGGCCCGCGTGTGGGCCGCGGATGTGCCGGTGCTCACCAATTGCGAGGTAAAAGCCATCGAAACTGCCGCGGTAGGCTACTCGCTACCACTTGCCAATGGCGCGATTATCGAAGCCAACCGAGTGCTGTTGGCTACCAACGCTTTTGCTACTGAATTGCTGCCAGAACTGTCCGTAACGCCCGGCCGGGGGCAGGTGCTGGTGACGGAACCCCTGCCGGACGTACAGTTGCCGGGTACGTTTCACTACGACCACGGCTATGCCTATTTCCGGCAGTTGCCCGACCACCGCGTGCTGCTGGGCGGCGGACGCAACCTAGACTTCGCCGCCGAAGCCACCACCGCGTCCGGCCTTACGCCCGCCGTGCAAGCATACCTCGAAAACCTGCTGCACGAGGTCATCGTGCCCGGCCGGCAGCCGCGTATTGACTACCGCTGGAGCGGAGTGATGGGCTTCGGGCCGGCGCTGGCGCCCATCATCGACTGGGCGCGGCCGGGCGTGCTGGCCGCGGTGCGCTGCAACGGCATGGGCGTGGCCCTGGGCGCGGGCACCGGCTGGCGCGCCGCCGAAATGCTGGCCAACGCATAG
- the hemB gene encoding porphobilinogen synthase, with product MSFLPTHRPRRNRKSAVIRDMVQETRLTAHDFIYPIFITEGQNQTEEIKSMPGIMRFTADRVIDEIGQCVELGVKAFAPFPNINEVLKDPMARESTNLEGLYLKTVADIKRQFPEVVLMTDVAMDPYSSDGHDGVVDPDSGEILNDPSLEVLGQMALAQARAGADIIGPSDMMDGRVAWIRRILDENGFQHVSIMSYTAKYASAFYGPFRDALSSAPKKGDKKSYQMNPANRLEALRELALDEAEGADMVMIKPALSYLDIIREVKNHTHLPVTAYNVSGEYAMIKAAAQNGWVDGERTMMEVLTSIKRAGADAILTYFAKEAAEVLRRG from the coding sequence GTGTCTTTTCTCCCGACCCACCGCCCCCGCCGCAACCGCAAATCCGCCGTCATTCGTGATATGGTGCAGGAAACCCGCCTCACCGCCCACGATTTCATCTACCCCATTTTCATCACCGAAGGCCAGAACCAGACCGAGGAAATCAAGTCGATGCCCGGCATCATGCGCTTCACGGCCGACCGGGTGATTGACGAAATAGGGCAGTGCGTGGAGCTGGGCGTGAAAGCCTTTGCGCCCTTTCCCAACATCAATGAGGTGCTGAAGGACCCCATGGCCCGCGAAAGCACCAACCTCGAAGGCCTGTACCTGAAAACGGTGGCCGACATCAAGCGCCAGTTCCCGGAAGTGGTGCTAATGACCGACGTGGCCATGGACCCCTACAGCTCCGACGGGCACGACGGCGTGGTGGACCCCGATTCGGGCGAAATCCTCAACGACCCCAGCCTGGAAGTGCTGGGCCAAATGGCCCTGGCGCAGGCCCGCGCCGGCGCCGACATCATCGGGCCGAGCGACATGATGGACGGCCGCGTGGCCTGGATTCGGCGCATTCTGGATGAGAACGGCTTTCAGCATGTGAGCATCATGAGCTACACGGCCAAGTACGCGTCGGCGTTCTACGGGCCATTCCGCGATGCACTGTCGTCGGCTCCGAAGAAAGGCGACAAGAAAAGCTACCAGATGAACCCCGCCAACCGCCTGGAAGCCCTGCGCGAGTTGGCGCTGGACGAGGCTGAGGGTGCCGACATGGTGATGATTAAGCCCGCGCTGAGCTACCTCGACATCATTCGGGAAGTGAAAAACCACACCCACCTGCCCGTCACGGCCTACAACGTGAGCGGCGAGTACGCCATGATTAAAGCCGCTGCCCAAAACGGCTGGGTGGATGGCGAGCGCACCATGATGGAGGTGCTTACCAGCATCAAGCGCGCCGGTGCCGATGCCATTCTGACCTACTTTGCCAAGGAGGCGGCCGAAGTGCTGCGCCGCGGGTAG
- a CDS encoding GNAT family N-acetyltransferase, giving the protein MLTIRRATTADIPDILALVRRVVPLMQASGNFQWTADYPNEAVFAADIAHNHLWVAELDGAIAGVAALTQDQDAEYAQADWDVTEPALVTHRLAVDPATQGKGVALALMNQAEKQAVAQGLKVLRVDTNSENVATQRLFPKLGYRFAGEITLAFRPGLRFFCYEKRLA; this is encoded by the coding sequence ATGCTCACCATCCGCCGCGCTACCACTGCCGACATTCCCGACATCCTTGCCCTGGTGCGCCGGGTGGTGCCCCTCATGCAGGCCAGCGGCAACTTTCAGTGGACGGCTGACTACCCGAACGAGGCCGTTTTTGCCGCCGATATTGCGCACAACCACTTATGGGTAGCGGAACTGGACGGTGCCATTGCCGGCGTGGCCGCCCTCACGCAGGACCAGGACGCCGAATACGCGCAGGCCGACTGGGACGTGACCGAGCCCGCCCTCGTGACGCACCGCCTGGCCGTGGACCCAGCCACCCAAGGCAAAGGCGTGGCACTGGCCTTGATGAACCAAGCCGAAAAACAGGCCGTAGCGCAAGGTCTGAAGGTTTTGCGCGTGGATACCAACTCCGAAAACGTGGCCACCCAGCGGCTGTTTCCGAAACTGGGCTACCGCTTTGCGGGCGAGATTACGCTGGCGTTTCGGCCGGGGCTGCGGTTCTTCTGCTACGAGAAGCGGCTGGCATAG